In the Clostridium sporogenes genome, one interval contains:
- a CDS encoding methylcobamide--CoM methyltransferase produces the protein MDYDMNFKCILDTGEEIPKEAVKISGVKFPDVHKNARDMAILSKSIREYNDDFFSIVPFCMTVEAEALGGEINLGDEKAGPRVSNYTFKSIEDIKGLKEIDFETKRIKEVLKSVEILKEEGETVIMDVQGPFTIISSLIDPRIFYKAVRKNKDEVERLMEIVEKNSVEFIKEGVKRGADIISFGDSAGTLDILGPKMYKELGGKYTYNVLKDAQNYLQDSIIHLCGITSSSLARSGFVKSNPIEVPEGITYGQAIDHIRKENKNLKILGHSCLRKTTKPMKKAIVWEIQL, from the coding sequence ATGGATTATGATATGAACTTTAAATGTATTTTAGATACAGGAGAAGAAATACCTAAAGAAGCAGTAAAAATATCAGGAGTAAAATTTCCTGATGTGCATAAAAATGCTAGAGATATGGCTATTCTTTCTAAGAGTATAAGAGAATATAATGATGATTTTTTTTCTATAGTACCTTTTTGTATGACAGTAGAAGCAGAAGCTTTAGGAGGAGAAATAAATTTAGGTGATGAGAAAGCTGGCCCTAGAGTTTCTAATTATACATTCAAAAGTATTGAGGACATTAAGGGACTAAAGGAAATAGATTTCGAAACTAAAAGAATAAAAGAGGTTTTAAAATCCGTTGAAATATTAAAAGAAGAGGGTGAGACTGTAATAATGGATGTACAGGGACCCTTTACTATAATAAGTTCTTTAATTGATCCAAGAATTTTTTATAAGGCAGTAAGAAAAAACAAAGATGAAGTAGAAAGACTTATGGAAATAGTAGAAAAAAACTCAGTGGAATTTATAAAGGAAGGAGTAAAAAGAGGAGCAGATATAATATCCTTTGGAGATTCTGCTGGAACTTTAGATATATTAGGACCAAAAATGTATAAAGAATTAGGTGGTAAATATACTTATAATGTTTTAAAAGACGCCCAAAATTACCTACAAGATTCTATAATACATCTTTGTGGCATAACGTCATCTTCATTAGCTAGATCAGGATTTGTAAAGTCAAATCCAATAGAAGTACCAGAAGGAATTACTTATGGACAGGCAATAGATCATATTAGAAAAGAAAATAAGAATTTGAAAATATTAGGTCATAGTTGTTTAAGGAAGACCACCAAACCAATGAAAAAGGCTATAGTATGGGAAATACAATTATAA
- the modA gene encoding molybdate ABC transporter substrate-binding protein: MKKILSILIIGTLSLGLFGCANGKVEEKKEDTSSKKESKENLDVSVSAAASLTEALTEIQKKYEKETGSKVLITFDASGTLQKQIEQGAPTDLFISASKKNMDKLQEEKLIENDTRKDLLGNKLVLIVSEENKDKKIENVSDLKNIDSKLAIGEPEAVPAGKYAKEAIEYYKLWDVLKDKIVYGKSVKQVAKYVESGEAAAGIVYNNDAKVLKKSYIRYTFDEKSHKPIVYPMAVVKNSKNKEGAKKFAEYIQTKEAQDIFIKYGFDYIAK, from the coding sequence TTGAAAAAAATTTTGAGCATTTTAATTATAGGTACGTTATCATTAGGACTATTTGGATGTGCTAATGGAAAAGTAGAAGAAAAAAAGGAAGATACATCAAGTAAGAAGGAATCTAAAGAAAATCTTGATGTAAGTGTATCTGCTGCTGCTAGTTTAACAGAAGCTTTAACAGAGATACAGAAAAAATATGAAAAAGAAACAGGATCTAAGGTTTTAATAACTTTTGATGCCTCCGGAACACTTCAAAAGCAAATAGAACAAGGAGCTCCAACAGATTTATTTATATCAGCATCTAAGAAGAATATGGATAAATTACAGGAAGAAAAATTAATAGAAAACGATACAAGAAAAGACTTATTAGGAAATAAACTTGTTTTAATCGTATCTGAAGAAAATAAGGATAAAAAAATTGAAAATGTATCTGATTTAAAAAATATTGATTCTAAATTAGCTATAGGAGAGCCTGAAGCTGTTCCAGCTGGAAAATATGCAAAAGAAGCTATAGAATATTATAAATTATGGGATGTTTTAAAAGATAAGATTGTATACGGAAAATCTGTAAAACAAGTTGCTAAATATGTAGAGAGTGGAGAAGCAGCTGCAGGAATTGTTTATAATAATGATGCTAAAGTATTAAAGAAAAGCTACATAAGATATACTTTTGACGAAAAATCTCATAAGCCAATTGTTTATCCAATGGCAGTAGTTAAAAATAGTAAAAATAAAGAAGGAGCAAAGAAATTTGCAGAATATATTCAAACAAAAGAAGCCCAAGATATATTTATAAAATATGGATTTGATTATATAGCAAAATAG
- a CDS encoding GTP-binding protein, whose amino-acid sequence MTKVNLISGFLGAGKTTLIKKVLENVKEEKIVIIENEFGEVAIDGDLIKKEGFDVFELRSGCICCMMKQDFEDSLQKVIEEYKPDRIIIEPTGISSLSQLLDILKKDNFKDKININSVITVVDGISYLEEKDAFGEFYMDQIENAKILIISKTQMIDKSTLNKVKESLREFNKKAHIIELPFEEFNRECVLKFLDENLSRDIKIEPVEFKVSTEYGFESLGIKTNKIFEIDDVNKLISKLFAGKYGNIIRIKGFLKGREDIIQINCTKKVYSIDAIKDSEEIKICIIGQNLYKKEIEFLFKEKYRIKRL is encoded by the coding sequence ATGACAAAAGTAAATTTAATTTCAGGTTTTTTAGGAGCAGGAAAAACTACTTTAATAAAAAAAGTTTTGGAAAATGTGAAAGAAGAAAAGATAGTAATAATAGAAAATGAATTTGGAGAAGTAGCCATAGATGGGGACTTAATAAAAAAAGAGGGCTTTGATGTATTTGAATTGAGAAGTGGCTGCATTTGTTGCATGATGAAACAAGATTTTGAGGATTCTCTACAAAAGGTAATAGAAGAATACAAACCGGATAGAATAATAATAGAACCTACAGGTATAAGTTCTTTAAGCCAACTACTAGATATATTAAAAAAGGATAATTTTAAAGATAAAATTAATATTAACTCAGTGATAACGGTGGTTGATGGTATAAGCTATTTAGAAGAAAAAGATGCCTTTGGGGAATTTTATATGGATCAAATAGAAAATGCAAAAATATTAATAATAAGTAAAACTCAAATGATAGATAAGAGTACTTTAAATAAAGTAAAGGAATCTTTAAGAGAGTTTAATAAAAAAGCTCATATAATTGAATTACCTTTTGAAGAATTTAATAGGGAATGTGTATTGAAATTTTTGGATGAGAATTTATCAAGGGATATAAAAATAGAACCTGTAGAATTTAAGGTATCTACAGAGTATGGTTTTGAAAGCTTAGGCATAAAAACAAACAAAATCTTTGAAATAGATGATGTAAATAAACTTATAAGTAAATTATTTGCTGGGAAATATGGGAATATAATAAGGATAAAAGGTTTTTTAAAAGGTAGGGAAGACATAATTCAAATTAATTGTACTAAAAAGGTTTATAGCATAGATGCAATTAAGGATAGTGAAGAAATAAAGATTTGCATAATAGGACAAAATCTATATAAAAAGGAAATAGAATTCTTATTTAAAGAAAAATATAGGATAAAAAGATTGTAA
- the modB gene encoding molybdate ABC transporter permease subunit, with amino-acid sequence MILQPIILSLKVAFISTIFTFIFGILLARVCTKFNFKGKNILESLIILPMVLPPTITGYGLLILMSKRNFIGKFLYENFGISIIFTPVAACVAATVVSIPLMYQSAKAAFLNIDHIYENAARTLGASEWKIFFKISFPLAWPGIVGGSVLSFARSLGEFGATLMVAGNIPGKTQTIPTAIYFAVDNGYTKVANTLLGIVVVFSFLLIFLLNSWLKKKDYKRLN; translated from the coding sequence ATGATATTACAACCAATTATTTTATCACTAAAAGTAGCTTTTATATCTACGATTTTTACCTTTATATTTGGTATATTATTGGCTAGAGTTTGCACTAAGTTTAACTTTAAAGGAAAAAATATACTTGAGAGTTTAATTATTTTGCCAATGGTTCTACCACCAACAATTACAGGTTATGGATTGCTTATTTTAATGAGTAAGAGGAATTTTATAGGAAAATTTTTATATGAGAACTTTGGAATAAGTATTATATTTACTCCAGTTGCCGCTTGTGTTGCAGCCACAGTGGTTTCAATACCTTTAATGTATCAAAGTGCTAAAGCAGCTTTTTTAAATATTGACCATATATATGAAAATGCAGCAAGAACACTTGGAGCAAGTGAGTGGAAGATTTTTTTTAAGATTAGTTTTCCATTGGCATGGCCAGGTATAGTAGGTGGAAGTGTACTATCTTTTGCAAGGTCTTTAGGAGAATTTGGTGCTACTTTAATGGTTGCAGGAAATATACCTGGTAAAACACAGACTATACCTACTGCTATATATTTTGCTGTAGATAATGGATATACAAAGGTTGCCAATACACTTTTAGGAATAGTTGTAGTTTTTAGTTTTCTTCTAATATTTTTATTAAATTCATGGTTAAAAAAGAAAGACTATAAAAGATTAAATTAA
- a CDS encoding ASKHA domain-containing protein, with protein MARIIFIKNKLEIEVKKGTKLIECIRKAGLNIEAPCNRKGICGKCKVIARGNLSPKTKEEEKFTEEENIRLACMCEVIGDAQIELIEKDKNKKLKTINKGYSIETKLDSKIKKVELNDIDEKTNIPYKDTLNFTIEKLSILKRMGEIEKSKEKDLCGIIHKEELIDVIHKSQSVLAVAVDIGTTGLSAYLLNLEDGQILNKISDLNPQTEYGGDVLSRITYCMENKDGIEILSKCIRGKIDSMVDKLIGREYERKNVYEIAIAANTTMLHLFTGVNPNTIAKAPYRSVFLDQIEIKARDMSIEINEEGNIVLLPSLSSYVGADIVAGIVATDFQNKKHPSIFIDIGTNGELAAIYKGSMSASSTAAGPAFEGMNISCGSRAEEGAIDSFSIDEEYSVKYSTIGDEEAKTICGSGLMDVMAALIKSKVVMSSGRFNKNMPDNLKERLKDKKFYITEKVYISQNDIRQMQLAKGAISSGVTMLLKEVDANIEDIEEAVIAGAFGYHINPESIKILGIIPKGFKGKITFVGNSSIEGARLSLLNKDISQAMIDIRENIKVIELSTREDFQDYFVKALSF; from the coding sequence ATGGCTAGAATTATTTTTATAAAAAACAAGTTAGAGATAGAAGTGAAGAAGGGGACAAAACTTATAGAATGTATAAGAAAAGCAGGGCTTAATATTGAAGCTCCTTGTAACAGAAAAGGAATATGTGGTAAGTGTAAAGTTATAGCAAGAGGCAATCTTTCTCCTAAAACAAAAGAAGAGGAAAAGTTCACAGAAGAAGAAAATATTAGGCTTGCTTGTATGTGCGAGGTAATTGGGGATGCTCAAATAGAATTAATAGAAAAAGATAAAAATAAAAAATTAAAGACCATTAATAAAGGTTATTCTATAGAAACAAAATTAGATAGTAAAATAAAAAAAGTGGAATTAAATGATATAGATGAAAAAACCAATATACCTTATAAAGATACCTTGAATTTTACAATAGAAAAATTAAGTATTTTAAAAAGGATGGGGGAAATAGAAAAAAGCAAAGAAAAAGATTTATGTGGGATTATTCATAAAGAAGAGTTAATAGATGTAATACATAAAAGTCAATCCGTTTTAGCTGTAGCAGTGGACATAGGTACTACAGGATTATCTGCTTATCTTTTAAATTTAGAAGATGGCCAAATTTTAAATAAAATATCAGATTTAAATCCTCAGACAGAATATGGAGGAGATGTATTATCTAGAATTACTTATTGTATGGAGAATAAAGATGGTATAGAAATTTTGTCTAAATGTATAAGAGGGAAAATAGATTCTATGGTAGATAAATTAATAGGCAGGGAGTACGAAAGAAAGAATGTGTATGAAATAGCCATAGCAGCTAATACTACGATGCTTCATCTTTTTACAGGTGTTAATCCAAATACCATAGCTAAAGCGCCTTATAGATCTGTATTTTTAGATCAAATAGAAATAAAAGCTAGAGATATGAGTATAGAAATAAATGAGGAAGGAAATATTGTATTACTTCCATCCTTATCTTCTTATGTAGGAGCAGATATTGTAGCAGGAATTGTAGCTACAGATTTTCAAAATAAAAAACATCCATCTATATTTATAGATATAGGAACTAATGGTGAATTAGCAGCTATTTATAAAGGGAGTATGTCAGCATCATCTACTGCAGCAGGACCAGCCTTTGAGGGGATGAATATTTCCTGTGGTTCTAGGGCTGAAGAGGGTGCTATAGATAGTTTTTCTATAGATGAAGAATATAGCGTTAAATATTCAACTATTGGTGATGAAGAGGCAAAAACTATTTGTGGTAGTGGACTTATGGATGTTATGGCAGCATTAATAAAAAGTAAAGTGGTTATGTCTAGTGGAAGATTTAATAAAAATATGCCAGATAATTTAAAAGAAAGATTAAAAGATAAGAAGTTTTATATAACAGAGAAGGTTTATATATCTCAAAATGATATAAGACAAATGCAGCTGGCTAAAGGCGCAATATCCTCAGGGGTTACTATGCTTTTAAAAGAAGTAGATGCTAATATTGAGGACATAGAAGAGGCGGTAATTGCAGGAGCCTTTGGATATCATATAAATCCAGAAAGTATAAAAATATTAGGAATAATACCAAAGGGCTTTAAAGGAAAAATAACTTTTGTAGGAAACTCCTCCATAGAAGGAGCAAGATTGTCCTTACTAAATAAGGATATTTCGCAAGCTATGATAGACATAAGAGAAAATATAAAAGTTATAGAACTTTCCACTAGAGAAGATTTTCAAGATTATTTTGTAAAGGCTCTAAGTTTTTAA
- a CDS encoding uroporphyrinogen decarboxylase family protein has translation MIKEEMTPKERIVAFSKGEEIDRIICVPDMGVTMAPFIGVTARDYYHSAQLMADLEIALFKRLRHDGVSISTSLRGVAEAMGAKVGYPEYGISYLIEPAINSIDQIESLKVVDPLKDGNLPTLLEAIRLTRDALMDKVDVGAAMSGPFSVAASVVGTENLLKWMIKYPKKVHTLMDIVAESNNRYIEEVAKLGVSIGFADPVSSTSLISPKQFREFSLPALKKNINKIKEKTGGAPGIHICGKSKELWEDVVNAGISNFSIDNAEDLEEAKNIMGNRVVITGNVPPVDVVYRGNKEAIFESVKECIKKGHDSKKGYILSTGCQIPMHTPIENIEMFMEAGKTYGKYPIDL, from the coding sequence TTGATTAAAGAAGAAATGACACCTAAAGAGAGGATTGTAGCTTTTTCTAAAGGAGAAGAAATTGACAGAATAATATGTGTTCCAGATATGGGAGTTACTATGGCACCTTTTATTGGAGTTACAGCTAGAGATTATTATCATTCAGCACAGCTTATGGCAGATTTAGAAATAGCCTTATTTAAAAGACTTCGTCATGATGGGGTAAGTATATCTACTAGCCTTAGAGGAGTTGCTGAGGCTATGGGTGCTAAAGTTGGTTATCCTGAATATGGTATTTCTTATTTAATAGAGCCAGCTATTAATTCCATAGACCAAATAGAATCTCTTAAAGTTGTAGATCCTTTAAAAGATGGTAATTTACCAACTTTACTTGAAGCAATAAGACTTACTAGAGATGCACTTATGGACAAGGTAGATGTTGGTGCGGCTATGTCTGGACCTTTTAGTGTCGCAGCTTCTGTAGTGGGAACAGAAAATCTACTAAAATGGATGATTAAATATCCTAAAAAAGTTCATACATTAATGGATATAGTAGCAGAATCTAATAATAGGTATATAGAAGAGGTAGCAAAGCTTGGAGTATCTATTGGATTTGCAGATCCAGTTTCATCTACTAGTCTTATAAGTCCAAAGCAGTTTAGAGAATTTTCATTACCGGCTTTAAAGAAAAATATTAATAAAATAAAAGAGAAGACTGGAGGAGCTCCTGGTATACATATTTGCGGTAAGAGTAAGGAACTATGGGAAGACGTTGTAAATGCAGGAATTTCTAATTTTAGTATTGATAACGCAGAAGATTTAGAAGAAGCTAAAAATATAATGGGGAACAGAGTTGTTATTACTGGAAACGTTCCCCCTGTAGATGTAGTATATAGAGGAAATAAAGAAGCTATTTTCGAATCCGTTAAAGAATGTATTAAAAAAGGTCATGATTCTAAGAAAGGATATATTTTAAGTACAGGATGTCAAATTCCAATGCATACACCAATAGAAAATATTGAAATGTTTATGGAAGCAGGAAAAACTTATGGAAAATATCCTATAGATTTATAA
- a CDS encoding ATP-binding cassette domain-containing protein, which produces MVELDIVKKLKYFDLQCKLTLGNEVVALQGTSGSGKTTTLDCIAGIKKPDKGTININDRVVFSSSENIDLPIKDRHIGYLFQNYALFPHMTVEENILFGVKNQKDYDINYINYITEIFKIEHLKDRRPNQISGGEKQRVALARALAVKPNVLMLDEPFSALDKDTKEVVYKEFIEYKKNFKISIILVTHNSYEAELLADRTMIIHEGVLGTCKN; this is translated from the coding sequence ATGGTAGAATTAGATATAGTTAAAAAGTTAAAATATTTTGATTTACAGTGTAAATTAACTTTAGGAAATGAAGTAGTTGCATTGCAAGGAACTTCAGGATCAGGAAAAACAACTACTTTAGATTGTATTGCAGGTATTAAGAAACCAGACAAAGGAACTATTAATATTAATGATAGAGTTGTTTTTTCATCTTCAGAAAATATAGATTTACCAATAAAAGATAGACATATAGGATATTTATTTCAAAACTATGCTTTGTTTCCTCATATGACTGTAGAAGAAAACATATTATTTGGAGTAAAAAATCAAAAAGATTATGATATAAATTATATAAATTATATAACTGAAATATTTAAAATAGAACATCTTAAAGATAGAAGACCTAATCAAATATCTGGTGGAGAAAAGCAAAGAGTAGCTTTAGCAAGAGCTTTGGCAGTAAAGCCTAATGTATTAATGTTAGATGAGCCATTTTCAGCATTGGACAAGGATACTAAGGAAGTGGTTTATAAAGAATTTATAGAATATAAAAAAAATTTTAAAATAAGTATTATTTTAGTTACTCACAATTCATATGAAGCAGAATTGCTGGCTGACAGGACAATGATTATTCATGAAGGGGTACTGGGTACTTGTAAAAACTAA
- a CDS encoding corrinoid protein, translated as MSNVSQELIEKLSESVVEMEEEETVELAKKCIENNISAYEAIDKGLAHGMNRAGELYEEGEYYIPELLMCSDAMYSGLEILKPYLKKNDLGKKHKIVIGVIQGDTHDIGKNLVKIMMETEGFEVIDLGRDVPPRDFVDKAKEIEADIICMSTLMTTTMDGMGEVIKLLKEEDMREKVTVMIGGGPISQNFADKIGADLYTTDASRAAKCAKKIIEEKVKC; from the coding sequence ATGAGTAATGTATCACAAGAATTAATAGAAAAGTTATCAGAATCAGTAGTAGAAATGGAAGAAGAGGAAACAGTAGAATTAGCAAAAAAATGTATAGAAAATAATATTAGTGCATATGAAGCTATAGATAAAGGGCTTGCTCATGGAATGAATAGAGCAGGTGAGCTATATGAAGAAGGAGAATATTATATTCCAGAATTATTGATGTGTTCTGATGCTATGTACTCAGGACTAGAGATTTTAAAACCTTACTTAAAAAAGAATGATTTAGGGAAAAAACATAAAATAGTTATAGGTGTAATACAAGGAGATACCCACGATATAGGAAAAAATTTAGTTAAAATAATGATGGAAACAGAAGGCTTTGAAGTTATAGATTTAGGAAGAGATGTACCACCAAGAGACTTTGTAGATAAAGCTAAAGAGATAGAAGCAGACATAATTTGTATGTCTACTCTTATGACTACAACTATGGATGGAATGGGAGAAGTTATAAAATTATTAAAAGAAGAAGATATGAGAGAAAAAGTAACAGTAATGATAGGAGGAGGCCCTATATCTCAAAATTTTGCAGATAAGATAGGCGCAGATTTATATACAACAGATGCTTCAAGAGCTGCAAAATGTGCAAAAAAAATAATAGAAGAAAAAGTTAAATGTTAG
- a CDS encoding Na+/H+ antiporter NhaC family protein, with amino-acid sequence MGNTNENKGNGKALIPFAIFVLVYLCSGIILSIMGVEMAFYQFPAPIAVVVGIIFAFILIQGTLDEKMDSFVKGCGDENIIIMCIIYLLAGGFSSVSKAMGGADATVNLGLTLIPPQFIVVGIFLISAFISIATGTSVGTVVAVGPIAAQLVAKAGLNMPLALGALVGGALYGDNLSIISDTTIAATRTQGVDMKDKFRVNFGFATVAALVTIAFLFIFGKPVTTPKMVSHSFNLIKIIPYMFVLIAAIAGKNVFAVLMGGIILSGAIGIGYGDFTILGFAKEVYGGFTGMFDIFSLSLLTGGLANMVSKGGGLDWLLYKINKMIKGKKSAELGISSLVALTDAATANNTVSIIVCGELSKEISKEYKIDPRKTASLLSTFSMVMQGIIPYGAQLLIAGSFTKGSVSPVQIVPYMWYPFILGIFAIIFILTPFGNGYLKKHPWDFEKNQPVDKA; translated from the coding sequence ATGGGAAATACAAATGAAAATAAAGGAAATGGAAAGGCTCTTATACCTTTTGCTATTTTTGTGTTAGTGTATTTATGCTCAGGAATTATATTATCTATTATGGGAGTAGAAATGGCATTCTATCAATTTCCAGCTCCAATTGCAGTAGTGGTAGGAATAATATTTGCATTTATTTTAATACAAGGAACTTTAGATGAAAAAATGGACAGCTTTGTTAAAGGTTGTGGGGATGAGAATATAATAATAATGTGTATTATATATCTTTTAGCTGGCGGATTTTCATCAGTTTCTAAAGCAATGGGTGGAGCTGATGCTACAGTAAATTTAGGATTAACTTTAATACCACCTCAATTTATTGTAGTAGGTATATTTTTAATATCTGCATTTATTTCTATTGCAACAGGAACATCAGTAGGAACTGTTGTCGCAGTAGGTCCTATAGCTGCTCAGTTAGTAGCAAAAGCAGGATTAAATATGCCCTTGGCACTAGGAGCATTAGTTGGGGGAGCTTTATATGGAGATAATTTATCAATTATATCCGATACAACTATAGCTGCTACAAGGACTCAAGGTGTAGATATGAAAGATAAATTTAGAGTTAACTTTGGCTTTGCTACGGTAGCAGCTTTAGTTACAATAGCTTTTTTATTTATATTTGGGAAGCCAGTAACTACACCAAAAATGGTAAGTCATTCATTTAATTTAATAAAAATAATTCCCTATATGTTTGTTTTAATAGCCGCCATAGCTGGAAAAAATGTATTTGCAGTATTAATGGGTGGAATAATACTCTCTGGAGCTATTGGGATTGGTTATGGAGACTTCACAATTTTAGGATTTGCAAAGGAAGTTTATGGAGGATTTACAGGGATGTTTGATATTTTTTCATTATCACTGTTAACTGGAGGACTTGCTAATATGGTATCCAAAGGTGGTGGTCTTGACTGGCTTTTATACAAGATAAATAAAATGATAAAAGGTAAAAAATCTGCTGAATTAGGAATAAGTTCACTTGTAGCATTAACAGATGCAGCTACGGCAAATAATACGGTTTCTATAATTGTTTGTGGTGAATTGTCAAAGGAAATATCAAAGGAATATAAAATAGATCCAAGAAAAACGGCTTCTCTTCTAAGTACATTTTCAATGGTAATGCAAGGAATAATACCATATGGAGCCCAATTATTGATAGCAGGTAGTTTTACTAAAGGCTCAGTTAGCCCAGTTCAAATTGTACCTTATATGTGGTATCCATTTATATTAGGTATATTTGCTATAATTTTCATATTAACTCCTTTTGGAAATGGTTATTTAAAGAAACATCCTTGGGATTTTGAAAAGAATCAACCTGTAGATAAAGCTTAA
- a CDS encoding carbonic anhydrase, with product MDRLIEIENIKDIVPIYKNTAIEKLLKYHNLGYKMEKYDNAELLVGMCMDNRKQLNIPNNFAYILRTGGGNLRYSEFKISYAIAVGGVKALALIGHNRCGMVNLMNKKERFIQGLVDNAGWDRNQAEEHFMSLAPMFEIENETSFLLSETKRLREKYPKILIAPLFYNVDDNLLYLVNEND from the coding sequence ATGGATAGACTAATAGAAATAGAAAACATTAAAGATATAGTACCTATTTATAAAAATACAGCTATTGAAAAACTTTTGAAATATCATAATTTAGGTTATAAAATGGAAAAATATGATAATGCAGAATTATTAGTTGGAATGTGTATGGATAATCGTAAGCAACTTAATATACCTAATAATTTTGCATATATACTTAGAACCGGTGGAGGGAACTTAAGATATAGTGAGTTTAAAATATCTTATGCTATTGCAGTAGGTGGAGTTAAAGCTTTAGCGTTAATAGGACATAATCGTTGTGGAATGGTAAATTTAATGAATAAAAAGGAAAGGTTTATTCAAGGATTAGTTGATAATGCTGGTTGGGATAGAAATCAAGCTGAAGAACATTTTATGAGTTTAGCTCCTATGTTTGAAATAGAAAATGAAACTAGCTTTTTATTAAGTGAAACTAAAAGGCTAAGAGAAAAATATCCTAAAATATTAATAGCGCCATTATTTTATAATGTAGATGATAATTTATTATACTTAGTTAATGAGAATGATTAG
- a CDS encoding patatin-like phospholipase family protein, with translation MLRADGVFQGGGVKATAFTGAICRLEEEGMMWQRLAGTSAGAIIAAFLAVGYRGKEIKKIMYELDYKKVGNMTAIKKFPLAKKSLGLILEKGIFSTTYIERYLEEAFKNKGKTKFKHISLNKESPLKIIASDVTNKRLLILPDDIKKYGIDPMELDIAKAVTMSISIPFFFTPIKIKYMDKEAFIVDGGITSNYPIWIFDVKDIPRWPTFGFKLGNGENLSRTIENKDFISYIMDVIETTIDSYDESYLRDKDKIRTISIPALGVKTTEFNISLETKEKLYKEGYEKADEFIKKWDFRKYIRSYRI, from the coding sequence TTGTTAAGGGCGGATGGCGTTTTTCAAGGTGGTGGAGTTAAAGCTACAGCTTTTACTGGAGCTATTTGTAGATTAGAAGAAGAAGGAATGATGTGGCAAAGACTGGCAGGAACATCTGCGGGAGCTATAATAGCTGCTTTTTTAGCTGTAGGTTATAGAGGAAAAGAAATAAAAAAAATAATGTACGAATTAGATTATAAAAAGGTTGGAAATATGACAGCTATTAAAAAATTCCCTTTAGCTAAAAAGTCATTAGGACTTATATTAGAAAAGGGTATTTTTAGCACAACTTATATAGAAAGATATCTTGAAGAAGCTTTTAAAAATAAGGGAAAAACAAAATTTAAGCACATAAGTTTAAACAAAGAATCACCCTTAAAGATAATAGCCTCAGATGTTACCAATAAAAGGTTGCTTATATTACCAGATGATATAAAAAAATATGGTATAGATCCTATGGAATTAGATATAGCCAAAGCAGTGACTATGAGTATAAGTATTCCTTTCTTTTTTACACCCATAAAGATTAAGTATATGGATAAAGAAGCTTTTATAGTAGATGGAGGTATAACTAGCAACTATCCTATATGGATATTTGATGTAAAAGATATTCCAAGATGGCCAACCTTTGGTTTTAAATTAGGCAATGGTGAAAATCTTAGTAGAACTATAGAAAATAAGGATTTTATATCCTACATAATGGATGTTATAGAAACTACTATAGATTCTTATGATGAAAGCTATCTAAGGGACAAGGATAAAATTAGAACTATATCTATACCTGCTTTAGGAGTAAAAACTACAGAATTTAATATATCCTTAGAAACTAAGGAAAAATTATATAAAGAAGGCTATGAGAAGGCGGATGAGTTTATAAAAAAGTGGGATTTTAGGAAATATATAAGATCCTATAGAATTTAG